One window of Zalophus californianus isolate mZalCal1 chromosome 3, mZalCal1.pri.v2, whole genome shotgun sequence genomic DNA carries:
- the RASL11A gene encoding ras-like protein family member 11A: MRPPTMSGHCLLAPIPESSSDYLLPKDIKLAVLGAGRVGKSAMIVRFLTKRFIGDYEPNTGKLYSRLVYVEGDQLSLQIQDTPGGIQVQDSLTQVGDTLAKCVQWAEGFLLVYSITDYDSYQSIRPLYQHIRKVHPDSKAPVIIVGNKGDLLHARQVQTHDGIQLANELGSLFLEISTSENYEDVCDVFQHLCKEVSKLHSLSGERRRASIIPRPRSPNMQDLKRRFKQALSSKVKAPSALG, from the exons ATGCGGCCACCCACCATGTCTGGGCACTGTCTGCTCGCGCCCATCCCCGAGTCCTCCTCCGACTACCTCCTGCCCAAGGACATCAAGCTGGCCGTGCTGGGTGCCGGCCGCGTGGGCAAGAGCG caatGATTGTGCGCTTCCTGACCAAGAGATTTATTGGCGACTATGAACCGAATACAG GCAAGTTGTATTCACGGCTCGTCTACGTCGAGGGAGACCAGCTCTCCTTGCAGATCCAGGACACCCCGGGGGGCATCCAG GTCCAAGACAGCCTGACCCAGGTAGGTGATACCCTGGCCAAGTGCGTGCAGTGGGCAGAGGGCTTTCTGCTGGTCTACTCCATCACAGACTATGACAGCTACCAGTCCATCCGCCCCCTTTACCAGCACATCCGGAAGGTCCACCCTGACTCCAAGGCCCCTGTCATCATCGTGGGCAACAAGGGGGACCTTCTGCATGCCCGGCAGGTGCAAACGCATGATGGCATTCAGCTGGCCAATGAGCTGGGCAGCCTGTTCCTTGAAATTTCCACCAGCGAAAACTACGAGGACGTCTGTGATGTGTTTCAGCATCTCTGTAAAGAAGTGAGCAAGCTGCACAGCCTCAgcggggagaggaggagagcctCCATCATTCCCCGGCCGCGCTCTCCCAACATGCAAGACCTCAAGAGGCGCTTCAAGCAGGCTCTGTCTTCCAAAGTCAAAGCCCCCTCTGCCCTGGGGTAA